In Nocardia asteroides, the following proteins share a genomic window:
- a CDS encoding ATP-binding protein, translating to MTPTLAVFLFCIATLVLLGAVTVAVLALRNERRLRRRLDRAERALYATEEAMTRLTELTLPRISDAVRQHLEPEITAEVPAVLQDSPFAQKVARIALTHAADLSQLRHETELATEAACAERAAAQIEAAEAAARAQVAADARAATNSAVRAFGTTVVSLGADVGQVVSTALRENRNDEVYAVLSRIDHTVQQMIRQAQSYVIVSGGLPGRRWPQQTVGEVVRGATSRVRDYLRVQVGHCEQVVVSRAVEPLVHTVATLLDNALRYSPPSSFVDISFQQGHHGVTLIIDDAGVRMSQEQMEEARQILSGERAVDINTLGPSPRVGFPGVAALARRYGFAAYVDGPNIYGGTRAMVFIPAALLVATTEPVAPEPELPAAEPPARELLPAEPVAAETTGRHRPAIALAEPDPDPAEFDRTTGGLPKRRRRQVAPADDRADTAEQPGRPELAAAWHSGSRHGRAAAAHSTEGQDIR from the coding sequence ATGACGCCGACACTCGCGGTCTTCCTGTTCTGTATCGCCACTCTCGTCCTGCTGGGCGCGGTCACGGTCGCGGTGCTGGCGCTGCGCAACGAACGCCGGCTGCGCAGGCGCCTGGATCGGGCCGAGCGCGCGCTCTACGCCACCGAGGAGGCGATGACCCGGCTCACCGAGCTCACCCTGCCCCGGATCAGTGACGCGGTCCGCCAGCACCTGGAACCCGAGATCACCGCGGAAGTGCCCGCCGTCCTGCAGGATTCACCGTTCGCGCAGAAGGTCGCCCGGATCGCGCTGACCCACGCCGCCGACCTGAGCCAGCTCCGGCACGAGACCGAACTCGCGACCGAGGCCGCCTGCGCGGAGCGGGCCGCCGCGCAGATCGAGGCCGCCGAAGCGGCCGCGCGCGCCCAGGTGGCCGCCGACGCGCGGGCCGCGACCAACAGCGCGGTGCGCGCGTTCGGCACCACCGTGGTGAGCCTGGGCGCCGACGTCGGGCAGGTGGTGAGCACCGCGCTGCGGGAGAACCGCAACGACGAGGTCTACGCCGTGCTCAGCCGGATCGACCACACGGTGCAGCAGATGATCCGGCAGGCCCAGTCCTATGTGATCGTCTCCGGCGGCCTGCCGGGCAGGCGCTGGCCGCAGCAGACCGTGGGCGAGGTGGTCCGCGGCGCCACCAGCCGGGTGCGCGACTACCTGCGCGTCCAGGTGGGCCATTGCGAACAGGTCGTCGTCAGCCGGGCGGTCGAGCCGCTGGTGCACACCGTGGCCACCCTGCTCGACAACGCGCTGCGCTACTCGCCGCCGTCCTCGTTCGTCGACATCTCCTTTCAGCAAGGCCATCACGGCGTCACCCTGATCATCGACGACGCGGGCGTGCGCATGAGCCAGGAGCAGATGGAGGAGGCGCGCCAGATCCTGTCCGGCGAACGCGCGGTGGACATCAACACGCTGGGCCCCTCGCCCCGGGTGGGCTTCCCCGGTGTCGCGGCGCTGGCCCGCCGCTACGGGTTCGCCGCCTATGTCGACGGACCCAACATCTACGGCGGTACCAGGGCGATGGTCTTCATCCCGGCCGCGCTGCTGGTCGCGACGACCGAACCGGTCGCCCCCGAGCCGGAGCTCCCGGCCGCGGAACCGCCCGCGCGCGAACTGCTCCCGGCCGAGCCCGTGGCCGCGGAGACGACCGGCAGGCACCGGCCCGCGATCGCCCTCGCCGAGCCCGACCCCGATCCCGCCGAGTTCGACCGCACCACCGGCGGGCTCCCCAAGCGCAGACGTCGGCAGGTGGCCCCGGCCGACGACCGCGCGGACACCGCCGAACAACCGGGCAGGCCCGAACTCGCCGCCGCCTGGCACAGCGGTTCCCGGCACGGTCGCGCCGCGGCCGCGCATTCGACGGAAGGACAGGACATCCGATGA
- a CDS encoding FAD-dependent oxidoreductase has translation MVEQSAEDGRFDVDVLVVGSGFGGSVTALRLVEKGYRVTVVEAGRRFADADFATTNWDLRRYLWAPRLGCFGIQRIHRLRDCFILAGAGVGGGSLNYANTLYRPGPAFFGDRQWAGITDWSAELGPHYDQARRMLGVVTNPHLTPADTVIRAVAEDMGVGDTFVPTPVGVYFGEPGRTVADPYFGGAGPERTGCVECGECMTGCRHGAKNTLVKNYLGLAERAGAQVLALTTVTAIRPQPDGSWLVDTRRTGAWTRPRRATLSARHVVLAAGTWGTQNLLFRMRDTGVLPGLSDRLGVLTRTNSEAILGAGRTTVDPERDLTAGVAITSSFHPTPDTHIEPVRYGKGSNAMGLLQTYLVDGGHRLPRWLRVLGTAARHPILTPRLLRTGRWSERTLILLVMQSLDNSITTYTRRGLFGRRFTSRQGYGEPNPAWIPAGHEATRRVADALGATAGSTWPDVFGVPVTAHFIGGCVIGADATTGVVDPFHRVHGYPSLSIVDGSAISANLGVNPSLTIAAQAERAASLWPNKGEADPRPAAGDPYRRIAPVAPRNPVVPAAAPGALRLPIWPAG, from the coding sequence GTGGTGGAGCAGAGCGCCGAGGACGGCCGGTTCGATGTGGATGTGCTGGTCGTCGGTTCCGGTTTCGGCGGCAGCGTCACGGCGCTGCGGCTGGTGGAGAAGGGATACCGGGTCACCGTCGTGGAGGCGGGCCGCCGCTTCGCCGACGCCGACTTCGCCACCACGAACTGGGATCTGCGCCGCTATCTGTGGGCGCCGCGGCTGGGCTGCTTCGGGATCCAGCGCATCCACCGGTTGCGCGACTGCTTCATCCTGGCCGGCGCCGGGGTCGGCGGCGGCTCGCTGAACTACGCCAACACCCTCTACCGGCCGGGTCCGGCGTTCTTCGGCGACCGGCAGTGGGCAGGCATCACCGACTGGTCGGCCGAACTCGGCCCGCACTACGACCAGGCACGGCGGATGCTCGGCGTCGTCACCAATCCGCACCTCACCCCGGCCGACACCGTCATCCGGGCGGTGGCCGAGGACATGGGCGTCGGCGACACCTTCGTCCCCACCCCCGTGGGCGTCTACTTCGGCGAACCGGGACGCACGGTCGCCGATCCGTACTTCGGCGGCGCCGGTCCCGAGCGCACCGGCTGTGTCGAGTGCGGGGAATGCATGACCGGCTGCCGCCACGGCGCGAAGAACACGCTGGTCAAGAACTATCTCGGGCTCGCCGAACGGGCCGGGGCCCAGGTGCTGGCGCTGACCACGGTGACCGCGATCCGGCCGCAGCCGGACGGCAGCTGGCTGGTCGACACCCGGCGCACCGGCGCGTGGACGCGACCCCGGCGCGCCACCCTGTCGGCCCGGCACGTGGTGCTGGCCGCGGGCACCTGGGGTACCCAGAACCTGCTGTTCCGGATGCGCGACACCGGGGTGCTGCCCGGCCTCTCGGATCGCCTGGGCGTGCTGACCCGCACGAACTCCGAAGCCATCCTCGGCGCGGGCCGCACCACCGTGGACCCCGAGCGTGATCTCACCGCGGGCGTGGCGATCACGTCCTCGTTCCACCCGACGCCCGACACCCACATCGAGCCGGTGCGCTACGGCAAGGGTTCCAACGCCATGGGCCTGCTGCAGACCTATCTGGTGGACGGCGGTCACCGGCTGCCCCGGTGGCTGCGCGTGCTCGGCACCGCGGCCCGGCATCCGATCCTGACGCCCCGGCTGCTGCGTACCGGGCGCTGGAGCGAGCGGACCCTGATCCTGCTGGTGATGCAGAGCCTGGACAACTCGATCACCACCTACACCCGCCGCGGCCTGTTCGGCCGCCGGTTCACCAGCCGACAGGGCTACGGCGAACCCAATCCGGCCTGGATCCCGGCGGGTCACGAGGCCACCCGCCGGGTCGCCGACGCGCTCGGCGCCACCGCGGGCAGCACCTGGCCCGACGTGTTCGGCGTGCCGGTCACCGCGCATTTCATCGGCGGCTGCGTGATCGGCGCCGACGCCACCACCGGGGTGGTCGACCCCTTCCACCGGGTGCACGGCTACCCGAGCCTGAGCATCGTCGACGGGTCGGCCATCTCCGCCAATCTGGGGGTCAACCCCTCGCTCACCATCGCCGCCCAGGCCGAGCGGGCGGCCTCGCTGTGGCCCAACAAGGGTGAGGCCGATCCGCGCCCGGCCGCCGGTGACCCGTACCGCCGGATCGCGCCGGTGGCGCCCCGGAACCCGGTGGTCCCCGCCGCCGCCCCGGGCGCGCTGCGCCTGCCGATCTGGCCGGCCGGGTGA
- a CDS encoding ABC1 kinase family protein, translating into MADKRVPTGRVSRGTRLGRLAAGQAARGVGTRLAMIGRTEQARSVLAQKSSMRTAQQIVTVLGGMKGAAMKLGQMATVLDLELIPDQYREMFRTKLAELLDSAPQVPFAEMRAVIEGDLGRLTTVFAEFDPEPVASASIGQVYRARLHDGRVVAVKVKYPGVDRAVHADMRNLQFFSGLWKAFLPTAGDSDVLEEIARNITAELDYRREARNQHRVAQRYRDHPLILVPDSIGEFCTDNVLVTEFVEGRSLQQIRDLPPAERDRIGELVYRFYISGMFVDGEYCADPHPGNIILADDGRVGFVDFGLYHRIDREHLELERQVLCAAADYDAEEVYRLWAGQGIVDRASAVGPQECLEYVWSVTGWHLLDEDVTVTPEIATSAVVLATDPRAAEHRHVRHLLLPPEHVFSRRTDLFTLTALGQIEATNNWHRLAREWLYGDPPVTEIGRRIAAWTAADAG; encoded by the coding sequence GTGGCAGACAAGCGGGTACCGACGGGCCGGGTGTCGCGGGGAACGCGGCTGGGCAGACTGGCCGCCGGGCAGGCGGCGCGCGGGGTGGGTACCCGGCTCGCGATGATCGGGCGCACCGAACAGGCGCGCTCGGTGCTGGCGCAGAAATCCTCGATGCGCACCGCCCAGCAGATCGTCACCGTGCTCGGTGGCATGAAGGGCGCGGCGATGAAACTGGGCCAGATGGCCACGGTCCTGGATCTGGAGCTGATCCCCGATCAGTACCGGGAGATGTTCCGGACCAAGCTGGCCGAACTGCTAGACAGCGCGCCGCAGGTGCCCTTCGCCGAGATGCGGGCCGTGATCGAGGGCGACCTGGGCCGGCTGACCACGGTGTTCGCCGAGTTCGATCCGGAACCGGTGGCCTCGGCGTCGATCGGGCAGGTCTACCGGGCGCGGTTGCACGACGGCCGGGTCGTCGCGGTGAAGGTGAAGTACCCCGGCGTCGACCGGGCGGTGCACGCCGACATGCGCAATCTGCAGTTCTTCAGCGGGCTGTGGAAGGCGTTCCTGCCCACCGCGGGCGACAGCGATGTGCTCGAGGAGATCGCCAGGAACATCACCGCCGAGCTGGACTACCGGCGCGAAGCGCGCAACCAGCACCGGGTCGCGCAGCGCTATCGCGATCATCCGCTGATCCTGGTCCCCGACAGCATCGGTGAGTTCTGCACCGACAACGTGCTGGTCACCGAGTTCGTGGAAGGCCGGTCGCTGCAGCAGATCCGGGACCTGCCCCCGGCCGAGCGCGATCGCATCGGCGAGCTGGTCTACCGCTTCTACATCTCGGGCATGTTCGTCGACGGCGAGTACTGCGCCGATCCGCATCCGGGCAACATCATCCTGGCCGACGACGGCCGGGTCGGGTTCGTCGACTTCGGGCTCTATCACCGGATCGATCGCGAGCACCTGGAGCTGGAGCGGCAGGTGCTGTGCGCGGCCGCCGACTACGACGCCGAGGAGGTGTACCGGTTGTGGGCCGGCCAGGGCATCGTCGACCGCGCCTCGGCGGTCGGCCCGCAGGAATGCCTCGAGTACGTGTGGTCGGTGACCGGCTGGCATCTGCTCGACGAGGACGTCACCGTCACCCCGGAGATCGCGACCAGCGCCGTCGTGCTCGCCACCGATCCGCGGGCCGCCGAGCACCGGCACGTGCGGCACCTGCTGTTGCCGCCCGAGCACGTGTTCTCCCGGCGCACCGACCTGTTCACGCTCACCGCGCTCGGCCAGATCGAGGCCACCAACAACTGGCACCGGCTGGCCAGGGAATGGCTCTACGGCGACCCGCCGGTCACCGAGATCGGCCGGCGGATCGCCGCGTGGACCGCGGCCGACGCCGGATAG
- a CDS encoding PucR family transcriptional regulator: MTIQLDRPATARPMRETRTHTGQFVGRRADTTARRTPPAEHAAVSRQCLATVRALLDGDDEVTVLNQLAVAAAGWAHDEIPIDTVLHAIHDGLRQALDRTAVPRDRAGLRDEFRRAVVASDRMCATATKAYIREHREVAGTRHTAVHAVASALLAGTPAGLLARDRGIVVAESYSVLALWIHEHPDGRDARMDATVVARRALRRVQAALAQHCGDQALALLSVDGGTLLIPAQRPPEAELDALVGALARAARADITAALVPARTEEIPAAAQRAHELLDMVERLDWAPGLYRFTDLALEYQLTRPGPGRATLGELLRPLDAHPELYETLRVHIANNMNRQHTARLLHIHTNTVDYRLRRVAQLTGLDPTQGSGLWQLRSAMIARSVDTRPPRTGRPSAQTGSSPSATS; encoded by the coding sequence ATGACGATCCAGCTGGACCGCCCGGCGACCGCGCGACCGATGCGCGAGACCCGGACACACACCGGACAATTCGTCGGCCGGCGTGCCGACACCACCGCCCGCCGGACCCCGCCCGCCGAGCACGCCGCCGTATCGCGGCAGTGCCTGGCCACCGTGCGCGCGCTGCTGGACGGCGACGACGAGGTCACCGTCCTGAACCAGCTCGCCGTCGCCGCCGCGGGCTGGGCCCACGACGAGATCCCGATCGACACCGTGCTGCACGCCATCCACGACGGACTGCGCCAGGCGCTGGACCGCACCGCGGTGCCGCGCGATCGCGCCGGTCTGCGCGACGAGTTCCGCCGCGCCGTGGTCGCCTCCGACCGGATGTGCGCCACCGCGACCAAGGCCTACATCCGCGAGCACCGCGAGGTCGCGGGCACCCGGCACACCGCCGTGCACGCGGTGGCCTCGGCGCTGCTGGCCGGCACGCCCGCCGGTCTCCTGGCCCGCGATCGCGGCATCGTCGTCGCCGAGTCGTATTCGGTGCTGGCGCTGTGGATCCACGAGCACCCCGACGGGCGCGACGCCCGGATGGACGCCACCGTCGTGGCCCGCCGCGCGCTGCGCCGCGTGCAGGCCGCGCTGGCCCAGCACTGCGGTGACCAGGCGCTCGCGCTGCTCTCGGTCGACGGCGGCACCCTGCTGATCCCGGCCCAGCGCCCGCCCGAGGCCGAGCTCGACGCGCTCGTCGGCGCCCTCGCCCGCGCGGCCCGCGCCGACATCACCGCGGCCCTGGTCCCCGCGCGCACCGAGGAGATCCCGGCGGCGGCCCAGCGGGCCCACGAACTGCTGGACATGGTGGAGCGGCTCGACTGGGCGCCCGGTCTCTACCGGTTCACCGATCTCGCCCTGGAATACCAGCTGACCCGCCCCGGACCGGGCCGCGCGACGCTGGGAGAACTGCTGCGCCCCTTGGACGCTCATCCCGAGCTGTACGAGACGCTGCGGGTGCACATCGCCAACAACATGAACCGTCAGCACACGGCGCGGCTGCTGCACATCCACACCAACACCGTCGACTACCGGCTGCGCCGGGTCGCCCAGCTCACCGGGCTGGACCCGACGCAGGGGTCCGGGCTCTGGCAGCTGCGCTCGGCGATGATCGCGCGCAGTGTCGACACCCGGCCGCCACGCACCGGCAGGCCGTCGGCTCAGACCGGCAGCAGCCCGTCGGCGACCAGCTGA
- a CDS encoding TetR/AcrR family transcriptional regulator: MGSDSAVRRRARAAHLGPERRRPQVLDAALSIAAEEGIAAVTMGAVADHMAVTRPVVYACFPDRVQLIDALIEREEAFLISGVLDVLPPRTTDADETVFVEGFRALLHKVAGRPSAWRLLYGNPDPAVAGSFGRGRSLAVARCTELLRPTLHAWGVTDAERKLPALVELWVSAGEGAVRTLFADGSAWDPDDLGEFVGAAVYRAMRAA; the protein is encoded by the coding sequence ATGGGTAGCGATTCGGCCGTGCGGCGGCGAGCACGAGCGGCACATCTCGGGCCGGAGCGCCGGCGGCCGCAGGTGCTCGACGCCGCGCTGTCCATCGCCGCCGAGGAGGGCATCGCGGCGGTCACCATGGGCGCCGTGGCCGATCACATGGCGGTGACCAGGCCCGTCGTCTACGCCTGCTTCCCCGACCGGGTCCAGCTGATCGACGCGCTGATCGAGCGCGAGGAGGCCTTCCTCATCTCGGGTGTGCTCGATGTGCTCCCGCCGCGCACGACCGACGCCGACGAGACGGTCTTCGTCGAGGGCTTCCGCGCCCTGCTGCACAAGGTGGCGGGCCGTCCTTCGGCCTGGCGCCTGCTCTACGGCAATCCCGATCCGGCGGTCGCCGGCTCGTTCGGGCGCGGCCGGAGCCTGGCGGTCGCGCGCTGCACCGAACTGCTGCGCCCGACCCTGCACGCCTGGGGCGTCACCGACGCCGAACGCAAGCTCCCCGCCCTGGTGGAGCTGTGGGTCTCGGCGGGCGAGGGCGCGGTGCGCACCCTGTTCGCCGACGGGTCCGCATGGGACCCCGACGACCTCGGCGAGTTCGTCGGGGCCGCGGTCTATCGCGCCATGCGCGCCGCCTGA
- a CDS encoding acyl-CoA dehydrogenase has translation MPQALFNPKTCDFAQFDTETRRLLRAVVDWFEQRGKTRLIQDDNERVWPADFLDFAKRERLFATFLTPAAEAGGDPDKRWDTARNAMLSQILGFYGMTYWYVWQVTILGLGPIWQSGNSAAKRKAAAQLDSGEIFAFGLSEKEHGADVYSTDMIVDPQPGGGYTATGGKHYIGNGNLASMVSVFARRSDKPIIDSAKALTAKPTTADYEGYLFFVADSQHAAYKLRRNVVNSQIYVAAFDLDNYPVAEEDILHRGEDAFHAAMNTVNVGKFNLGFGAVGACEHAFYEAIDHAENRILFGHRVTEFPQVRSLIADSYARIVAMKLYSERAIDYMRSAAPDDRRYLLFNAIEKMSVTRQGQRVIEDLADVIAARGFENDMYFPIAMTAMFGLPRLEGTVHVNMALSLKFMANYMFHPADAGLAALQSIPGAAVAPAGAARAVTGALSWTSRKLAPRLGAVVKPLRAEFASAGYAPVPTRRDAADDEFLFRQGPSSGLGRIRFADWLPVFEDFRQVPNVAVFLEQVRALQGLLAAAAPTPAQRADVDFLFAVGELFTAVPYAQLILEQARIEGTDPAVLDQIFDGFVRAFSANAVALHNKPTATPAQQRRALDLVRRPAVDRSRFERVLAEARAQAGVYAMNP, from the coding sequence ATGCCTCAGGCCCTGTTCAACCCGAAGACCTGCGATTTCGCCCAGTTCGACACCGAGACCCGCAGGCTGCTGCGCGCGGTCGTCGACTGGTTCGAGCAGCGCGGCAAGACCCGGCTGATCCAGGACGACAACGAGCGCGTCTGGCCCGCGGATTTCCTGGACTTCGCCAAACGGGAACGGCTGTTCGCGACCTTCCTCACGCCGGCCGCGGAGGCGGGCGGCGACCCGGACAAGCGCTGGGACACCGCCCGCAACGCCATGCTGAGCCAGATCCTCGGCTTCTACGGGATGACCTACTGGTACGTCTGGCAGGTCACCATCCTCGGGCTCGGCCCGATCTGGCAGAGCGGCAACAGCGCCGCCAAGCGGAAGGCTGCCGCCCAGCTCGACTCCGGCGAGATCTTCGCCTTCGGCCTGTCGGAGAAGGAGCACGGCGCCGACGTGTACTCCACCGACATGATCGTCGACCCGCAGCCCGGCGGCGGCTACACCGCCACCGGCGGCAAGCACTACATCGGCAACGGCAACCTGGCCTCGATGGTCTCGGTGTTCGCCCGCCGCTCCGACAAGCCGATCATCGACAGTGCCAAGGCGCTGACCGCCAAGCCGACGACAGCCGATTACGAGGGGTATCTGTTCTTCGTCGCCGACAGCCAGCACGCGGCGTACAAGCTGCGCCGCAATGTGGTCAACAGCCAGATCTATGTCGCGGCCTTCGATCTGGACAACTATCCGGTCGCCGAGGAGGACATCCTGCACCGCGGCGAGGACGCCTTCCACGCGGCGATGAACACCGTGAACGTGGGCAAGTTCAACCTCGGGTTCGGCGCGGTGGGCGCCTGTGAGCACGCCTTCTACGAGGCGATCGACCACGCCGAGAACCGGATCCTGTTCGGGCATCGGGTGACCGAGTTCCCGCAGGTTCGCTCGCTGATCGCCGATTCCTACGCACGGATCGTGGCGATGAAGCTCTACAGCGAGCGCGCGATCGACTACATGCGCTCGGCCGCGCCGGACGATCGCCGCTACCTGCTGTTCAACGCCATCGAGAAGATGTCGGTGACCCGGCAGGGCCAGCGCGTCATCGAAGATCTCGCCGACGTGATCGCCGCGCGCGGCTTCGAGAACGACATGTACTTCCCGATCGCGATGACCGCCATGTTCGGCCTGCCCCGGCTCGAGGGCACCGTGCACGTGAACATGGCGCTGTCGCTGAAGTTCATGGCCAACTACATGTTCCATCCCGCCGACGCGGGACTGGCCGCGCTGCAGTCGATTCCGGGTGCGGCCGTCGCCCCGGCCGGTGCCGCGCGGGCGGTCACCGGCGCGCTGAGCTGGACCAGTCGCAAACTGGCGCCGCGCCTGGGCGCCGTCGTGAAGCCGCTGCGCGCCGAATTCGCCAGTGCCGGTTACGCTCCCGTGCCCACCCGGCGCGACGCCGCCGACGACGAGTTCCTGTTCCGGCAGGGCCCGAGCAGCGGGCTGGGGCGCATCCGGTTCGCCGACTGGCTGCCGGTGTTCGAGGACTTCCGGCAGGTGCCCAATGTCGCGGTGTTCCTCGAGCAGGTCCGCGCGCTGCAGGGGCTGCTGGCCGCCGCGGCGCCGACGCCCGCCCAGCGCGCCGACGTGGACTTCCTGTTCGCGGTGGGTGAGTTGTTCACCGCCGTGCCCTACGCTCAGCTGATCCTGGAGCAGGCGCGCATCGAGGGCACCGACCCGGCGGTGCTCGACCAGATCTTCGACGGATTCGTGCGCGCGTTCTCCGCGAACGCGGTGGCCCTGCACAACAAGCCGACCGCCACGCCGGCCCAGCAGCGCCGGGCACTGGACCTGGTGCGCAGGCCCGCGGTGGATCGGTCCCGGTTCGAGCGAGTGCTGGCCGAGGCGCGGGCGCAGGCCGGAGTGTATGCGATGAACCCCTAG
- a CDS encoding roadblock/LC7 domain-containing protein, with the protein MSTPIADSANRLAWLLDDLDLAGVRFAVLLSDDGLRLAHSAGISRDDAERFAAAASGLRSLGKALGEFCGAPGNAVRQNMTEYDDGMVLITAAGPSSLLGVATTSDVDVALVAHRMNELAARVGRELGTAPRRGDRNHA; encoded by the coding sequence ATGAGCACTCCGATCGCCGACAGCGCCAATCGCCTCGCCTGGTTGCTCGACGACCTCGACCTGGCCGGAGTCCGCTTCGCGGTCCTGCTCTCCGACGACGGCCTGCGGCTGGCCCACTCCGCGGGCATCTCCCGCGACGACGCCGAGCGCTTCGCCGCCGCCGCCTCGGGTCTGCGGTCGCTGGGCAAGGCGCTCGGCGAGTTCTGCGGCGCGCCCGGAAACGCGGTGCGCCAGAACATGACCGAATACGACGACGGCATGGTGCTGATCACCGCGGCCGGCCCGAGCAGCCTGCTCGGGGTCGCGACCACCAGTGACGTCGACGTCGCCCTGGTCGCGCACCGGATGAACGAACTGGCCGCGCGGGTGGGACGCGAACTCGGGACGGCACCGCGCCGCGGCGACCGGAACCACGCGTGA
- a CDS encoding TetR/AcrR family transcriptional regulator — translation MPPKATYRRKQPNQARRRPSQDRAKETRDHILDTAAELFGSHGVAQISTNRIAAEAGVSIGTLYRYFADRSVIVDELLDRLLADLERGFTARAFEFSGARVDASVEYCTGIVGEILGVFSGILTANSALLRALIGGVQFYSTGLPQFEQRLRLIVKVVLIQGLGPADDRYLDTVAFVFINTGFAAVVRAAAEQVSDAERADAIAMTSRMMGTWLAAEVATRSPA, via the coding sequence GTGCCGCCCAAGGCCACCTACCGACGGAAGCAGCCGAATCAGGCGCGACGCAGGCCCTCACAGGACCGGGCGAAGGAGACGCGGGATCACATCCTCGACACCGCGGCCGAGCTGTTCGGCTCGCACGGGGTCGCCCAGATCTCGACCAATCGCATCGCCGCCGAGGCCGGGGTCAGCATCGGCACGCTGTACCGCTACTTCGCCGACCGGTCGGTGATCGTCGACGAACTGCTCGACCGGCTGCTGGCGGACCTGGAACGCGGGTTCACCGCGCGGGCCTTCGAGTTCTCGGGGGCGCGGGTCGACGCGTCGGTCGAGTACTGCACCGGGATCGTCGGCGAGATCCTCGGCGTCTTCAGCGGCATCCTGACGGCCAACTCGGCGCTGCTGCGGGCGCTGATCGGGGGCGTGCAGTTCTACAGCACCGGGCTGCCGCAGTTCGAGCAGCGGCTGCGGTTGATCGTCAAGGTCGTGCTGATCCAGGGCCTCGGCCCGGCCGACGACCGCTACCTGGACACGGTCGCCTTCGTGTTCATCAATACCGGGTTCGCCGCCGTGGTCCGGGCCGCGGCCGAACAGGTGTCCGATGCCGAACGGGCCGACGCCATCGCGATGACCTCGCGCATGATGGGCACCTGGCTGGCAGCCGAAGTCGCGACGCGGTCGCCGGCGTAG
- a CDS encoding sensor domain-containing diguanylate cyclase, producing the protein MSPGIAARWAARLRDLAPGTVAPDQLASFLEPWADRLRATLATPTPDPEVAVGAATALYRLGCTDPAAIARSMPPLRELSETAGADAAAFGTVAGGFGEGFARAATATAPATEGLEAAFRHASIAISIGDANGNIINANPAFERLTGKSLAELQGTSGFDLADIDVHSAREMVHGGLERSETGTVRIESEFQRPDGTDGWATWTVTRCVSASGTLYLLGFGEDTTEHRTTTDLLHWQAHHDPLTALANRRQLRARLDALIDEAGPADRAAICALDLDGFKDINDAYGHTVGDSLLIEVTARLQACLDPETDLLARIGGDEFIVVLPPPADEAGVEGVVDLLRAAVAAPFRVAEHDIRITISLGAIVSHLTGGTPRELLTAADNCLYAAKGLGKNRWILRRWDPVPSGS; encoded by the coding sequence ATGTCACCCGGAATCGCCGCGCGCTGGGCGGCGCGGCTGCGCGATCTCGCTCCGGGCACGGTCGCGCCGGATCAGCTCGCGTCGTTCCTGGAACCCTGGGCGGATCGGCTGCGCGCCACCCTCGCGACCCCGACGCCGGATCCCGAGGTCGCCGTGGGGGCCGCCACCGCCCTCTACCGCCTCGGCTGTACCGACCCGGCGGCCATCGCCCGGTCCATGCCGCCGCTGCGGGAGCTGAGCGAGACAGCGGGCGCCGATGCCGCGGCGTTCGGCACCGTCGCGGGCGGCTTCGGCGAGGGTTTCGCGCGCGCCGCCACCGCGACGGCACCGGCCACCGAGGGCCTGGAGGCGGCCTTCCGGCACGCCTCCATCGCCATCTCCATCGGCGACGCCAACGGCAACATCATCAACGCCAATCCCGCCTTCGAACGGCTCACCGGCAAGTCGCTGGCCGAACTCCAGGGCACCTCCGGATTCGACCTGGCCGATATCGACGTGCACAGCGCCAGGGAGATGGTGCACGGCGGGCTGGAACGCTCCGAGACCGGCACGGTCCGCATCGAGAGCGAGTTCCAGCGCCCCGACGGCACCGACGGCTGGGCGACCTGGACGGTGACCCGGTGCGTCTCCGCCTCCGGCACCCTCTACCTGCTCGGTTTCGGCGAGGACACCACCGAGCACCGCACCACCACCGACCTGCTGCACTGGCAGGCCCACCACGATCCGCTGACCGCCCTGGCCAACCGCAGGCAACTGCGCGCCCGGCTCGACGCCTTGATCGACGAGGCCGGGCCGGCCGACCGGGCCGCGATCTGCGCGCTGGACCTGGACGGTTTCAAGGACATCAACGACGCGTACGGCCACACCGTGGGCGACAGCCTGCTCATCGAGGTCACCGCGCGCCTGCAGGCGTGCCTGGATCCCGAGACCGATCTGCTGGCCCGGATCGGCGGCGACGAGTTCATCGTGGTGCTGCCCCCGCCCGCCGACGAGGCGGGCGTGGAGGGTGTCGTCGACCTGCTCCGCGCCGCCGTGGCAGCGCCCTTCCGGGTGGCCGAGCACGATATCCGGATCACCATCAGCCTCGGTGCGATCGTGTCGCATCTGACCGGCGGCACGCCGCGGGAACTGCTCACCGCGGCCGACAACTGCCTCTACGCGGCGAAGGGGCTGGGCAAGAATCGCTGGATCCTGCGCCGCTGGGACCCGGTACCCAGCGGATCCTGA